Part of the Virgibacillus necropolis genome, CCCTGAATTATTTAAATAGGTGTTTTCGCCTGATGCAAAATTTACATTTTGCAGATTAAATTCTTCGTCTTGAGGATGGGATGTTTTGTGTTCAATCTCCGGAATATTTTCACTTTCAATTTCTGGTTTCCTAGTGTCTGTTGATTTCTTCTTTTCATCCATTAATGATTCTCCCTCCAAATAGTGGTATCCCTTAGTTTGTCTAAAAATGAAGAAGGTATGAGTACTTTTTAGGGTGAACCGTATCAATTTTGATAGATATAAATTCTACTGACAATACTATTTGTCTCATCTAATGAATAAAATTGTTAGTGACTGCTATAAAAGGGGAGCTGATAGTAAATGAGGAAAAGCGATCGAGGCACAACGCTGCTGATTGTACTGTTATTTACCGTGGTTACTGCTGCTATAACCATTTACTATCTCTTTTTTTTCAGCAAACCTCCAGGAGAGCAAGCCGTTGAAGTAGTTGATACATTTTATACATATGAACAAGACGGGGCATTTTCTGATTCGTGGGCGATGTTCCATCCATTAATGAAGGAGAAGTTTCCTAAAGGGCATTACCTTCAAGATCGCGCCCATATATTCATGAACCACTTCGGTGTCACGACCTTCACTTACACTCTTAGTGAAGCGATGGAAGTAAAGAACTGGAAAATCGAAAAGGGTGCGGAGCCGATTCCGACTACCTATATGGTGACGGTAACGCAGGTGTATAAGGGGAAGTATGGAAATTTTAGTATTGTACAGGATCTGTATACAACAATTGTTGATGGAGAATGGAAAGTTCTTTGGGATTATAAGAAATAGTTTTGTGGAATAGGTATTAATAGGTCAGGTTGTTACACACAGTACAAGAAGGGATTGTTGCTTCTATGAACAATAATTTCGGTGATAAATTAAAAAGTATGAAAGAAAAAGGTGTCAGTTTACCAATAACATCAGACATGTTCTTGTGGACTTTGCAAAAAGGTATTAATAAAAATGACGCAATAAGGGATTTGAATGTTTCTTTCGTCAATGGACTTATAACAATTAGCGGGAATAAAGAAATGCCTTTAAAATCAATTAAGTTTAAAGTTGGATTAAAGCCTATACATGCTCATGGTAGAACCTTAAAACTAAAGTTAGTTACCGCAAAGCCAGTAAAATGGAATTGGCTGAATAAAATTATTTTAAATAAGCCACCATTTATAAAGTACAATGAAGAAAATATCAAAATTGACTTAAATTGTATAGATAAAGTGAAGGCCGTGCCGATTGGAAATATATTAAGTTTCGAGATCAAAGATGAGATACTTTGGGTGAAGTTAGGGCTGTAACTATGTTAAAGTTAAATTATAATCAAAAAATGAAATCTGCATTTCTGCAGGAGAGGTTCGCAATTCCATCCCTCGATAAAAAACTAAGGAGTCAACAACACTCTCTTTGGTGTTGTTTTTTTTGATGGAAATAGGCTTGAATCTCTCCCTTTTTGATAAAAGAGAGGGGAAATGAAAATGAGTAAAAAAGCAGTTGTTGTATTCAGTGGGGGACAGGATAGTACTACTTGCCTGTTCTGGGCCTTGGAACAATTTGAAGAAGTGGAGGCTGTCACGTTTCAGTACGGTCAGCGGCATATTGCTGAACTGGATTGTGCAAAAGAGATTTGCCAGAAGCTTGGTGTGCTTCATCATGAACTTGATATGTCTTTATTGAATCAATTAGCGCCGAATGCATTAACGAGAGATGATATTGCGATTACGGAGGATGAGGGTGAATTGCCGTCTACTTTTGTACCGGGCAGGAATTTATTGTTTCTATCTTTTGCCGGTGTGTTAGCAAAACAAATTGGTGCCAAACACTTGATAACAGGAGTGAGTGAAGCCGATTACAGCGGTTATCCAGATTGCCGGGATGGCTTCATGAAATCATTAAATGTCACATTAAATTTATCCATGGATGATACGTTTGTTATTCATACCCCATTGATGTGGCTTGATAAGTCGCAGGTGTGGGAACTCAGTGACAAACTTAATGCTTTTGAGTTTGTAAAAACACATACACTAACTTGTTATAACGGTGTGAAGGGCAGTGGGTGCGGGGATTGTCCCGCATGTATCCTAAGGCAAAGAGGTCTTGAGAATTATAAAAAAAAGAAAGAGGGTGAAGTGGTATGATGCAGCAAATTTATCCCGCTGCGACCCACGATTATTCTTTTGAAATAAACAAAGACTTTCACTTTGCGGCAGCACATTATATTGCCCACGCAGATGCTGGAAAATGCAAACAGACACACGGACACACGTACTTTGCAAACATTACCATTGTAGGAGATGAACTTGGGTCTACTGGATTTTTGGTTAACTTTAAAACAGTAAAAGAGTTAATTGAACGGCGTTTTGACCATGGGGTTTTAAACGAAGACCCAGCTTTTTCTAATAAACAGTCCGAATTTTTTCCAACGACTGAGGTTATCGCACGTACGATCTATGAAATTATCCAGGACCATTTAAATACGTTACAAAATAAGCCGTTATGTCTACAGGTATATTTACGGGAAACACCGACAAGTTATTGTGTTTATCGCCCGAGAAAGGTGGATAAATAATGAAGATCCCTGTGCTCGAGATATTTGGCCCGACCATCCAAGGAGAAGGAATGGTAATTGGACGAAAGACAATGTTTATTCGAACAGCCGGCTGTGATTATTCCTGTTCTTGGTGTGATTCTAAATTTACGTGGGATGGATCTGAAAAAAGTAATATTCAAC contains:
- the queC gene encoding 7-cyano-7-deazaguanine synthase QueC, giving the protein MKMSKKAVVVFSGGQDSTTCLFWALEQFEEVEAVTFQYGQRHIAELDCAKEICQKLGVLHHELDMSLLNQLAPNALTRDDIAITEDEGELPSTFVPGRNLLFLSFAGVLAKQIGAKHLITGVSEADYSGYPDCRDGFMKSLNVTLNLSMDDTFVIHTPLMWLDKSQVWELSDKLNAFEFVKTHTLTCYNGVKGSGCGDCPACILRQRGLENYKKKKEGEVV
- a CDS encoding 6-pyruvoyl trahydropterin synthase family protein, whose product is MMQQIYPAATHDYSFEINKDFHFAAAHYIAHADAGKCKQTHGHTYFANITIVGDELGSTGFLVNFKTVKELIERRFDHGVLNEDPAFSNKQSEFFPTTEVIARTIYEIIQDHLNTLQNKPLCLQVYLRETPTSYCVYRPRKVDK